Below is a window of Candidatus Binataceae bacterium DNA.
GCAGTCAGAGCGGATGGGAGCTGTCGTGGCCCCTGGTCGGCGGCGTCGGCGTCTTGCCCGACGGTCAGAGTGTCGGCGTCGAGGAATATCACGCCGGCGCAAAGACCTTTAACCCCGTCAATTTCGATGCACACTCATGGGCGAGGCTCGCGAGGCAGACCGGGATGCAATATGCGGTGCTGACCAGCAAGCATCACGACGGCTTCGCGATGTTCCATACGCGCGAGTCCGATTTTTCGATCGAGCACACGCCGTTTCGGCGCGACATCGTGCGCGAATACGTCGAGGCCTTCCGCGCCGAGGGGCTGAAGGTTGGGCTCTACTTCTCGCTCCTCGATTGGCACCACCCGGACTATCCCGCGTTCCGAGAATCGGACAAGCCGTATCGCTTCGGCTCATTTCGCCGCTCGACGCCCGCGCAGTGGGACAATTTTATCCGCTTCATGTTCGCGCAGATCCGCGAGCTCCTGACGAATTACGGCAAGATCGATCTCATCTGGTTCGACGGCGGATGGGAGCGCAAGCCCGAGGAATGGAAGAGCGCCGAGCTCGTCGCGATGATCAAGGAGCTGCAACCGGAAATCCTCATCAACGATCGCCTGCCTGGCTACGGCGACTTCAAGACTCCCGAACAGGCCGTGCCGCCGACGCCGCCCAACGGTCCGTGGGAGACCTGCCTCACGATCAACAACAGTTGGGGCTACAACCCGTCGGACACCAATCTGAAATCCACACGGATGCTGGTGCACACGCTATGCGAGGTCGCGGGCAAGGGCGGCAATCTGCTGCTCAACGTGTCACCCACAGGCACCGGCGAGTTGCCGCGCGAGCAAGTCACGCGACTGCATGAGATCGGCGAATGGATCAGCCGCAACGAGGAAGGAATCCTCGGCACTACGCCGGGCCTCGAGCCGTGGCAGTTCTACGGTCCCTCGACGCGGCGCGGCAATCGCATCTACCTGCATCTGCTGATGCGCCCCTACGATTCCGTCTCAGTCCGCGGCGTCAAAGTGAAGCATGTCATCGCAGCCCGCTCGCTCGGCAGCACGATGGGATTAAAGTTCTCGCGCCGAATCGGCGCCGCCGACATGATCTTCAACCCCGATCCAATCGGCGAAATCATCATTTACACCCCAGCCACCGCCCTCGACAGCCTCGCCACCGTGATCGCGCTGGATATGGATCCGACGTAACGCGCCCGGTGACAACCGCAATAGATCGTGAGTGGCGCGCTATCTATTGGTTTCTAGCGCTGTG
It encodes the following:
- a CDS encoding alpha-L-fucosidase — translated: MDSRAAAGKNAAAMSTWFDTARFGMFIHWGHCSQSGWELSWPLVGGVGVLPDGQSVGVEEYHAGAKTFNPVNFDAHSWARLARQTGMQYAVLTSKHHDGFAMFHTRESDFSIEHTPFRRDIVREYVEAFRAEGLKVGLYFSLLDWHHPDYPAFRESDKPYRFGSFRRSTPAQWDNFIRFMFAQIRELLTNYGKIDLIWFDGGWERKPEEWKSAELVAMIKELQPEILINDRLPGYGDFKTPEQAVPPTPPNGPWETCLTINNSWGYNPSDTNLKSTRMLVHTLCEVAGKGGNLLLNVSPTGTGELPREQVTRLHEIGEWISRNEEGILGTTPGLEPWQFYGPSTRRGNRIYLHLLMRPYDSVSVRGVKVKHVIAARSLGSTMGLKFSRRIGAADMIFNPDPIGEIIIYTPATALDSLATVIALDMDPT